The stretch of DNA AAACTGTTCAGTGTTTTTTTGTTAACCAAATGACATTTTCAATAAGAGATTCCCCAATTGTGCTTAACATGTTTAAATGGCTGGGATGTATATAGGTAATTTAACTCCTAAATCAAATCGTAATGTTAAgatcaaaaacaaataacagtttGCATTAAATCATTCAAACTTTCAAGTACTATTATTCTAATCTGAAACTACAAGAACCtcaaatttattgttgaattaTAGTGATAGAAAATTTTGTTGGGGTTGCCAAGATTATTTAATTTTCACAGACAATTTTGATTGTACTGCATGGGGATTTTCTTTAAATTGTGaaatactgtgaattcagaaattatgaCGTGCACTTATTATTCAGATTATTGAAGACAGAACAAAAATACAAGATTGATTATTGCAATTTGAGGAAAAGCCTTGTATCAACTGATATATGTGTATGTTAAATGTCAGAATGCAAATTTTTATTGATGCAGTACTGAGTCTCATTCAGTTGCATTATTCtcattaaatttttaatttacagaTCTTAAAACCTAGTACTGTGGGggataaaaacatataaatggtaTAATGAATAGAAATTGATTATAATTAATTACTGGTTAAAAAGTAAgcaaaagtaaattaaaattaatgtattttctTTCTACTGGACTCAGGCTATGGCAACATTTGTGAGTCAATAGCCTCTCCTTCAAAAAATGCTTAATGATGAAAGTCTTTTTTCATATCTAAATGACCATGGAGTTTACTACATTTATTATTTCATGTTCTTTTCATTCCAACAGTTTGAAAATCTCTGATGTTCAAAACAACATAGTAAGATTTAAGTGTTTGTAGTCTGACCCACCATTGAAGAGCTGGTCACTCAAGAGATTGTTTACACTCTGACATATCAGTTTTGATAAAGTTATCTTGAATTGACCAAAAGTTTATTCAATAATTggcaatttatttatttgtccagccaagtttttctttaaaattttgatgttcGATTAGTATAAATGATATGTTTGCTATGGATAGTTTACTAGCTGTTAAAGTATTTGTTAAATGACAtcattttgtcagattttcaatattataaatcaCTTCAATATGTTCAAAGTGAGATTGTGTTAGGACTTGAGTGGGTAAATCCATGTTGTCAATATATAAGACATTTTTTGACGGGAAGGTTGTTGTGACAATATCTCCATAATTTTTAGCTATCATAGCAGgtgcattttttttcttctaaaaatgtATATCTAACATGTCTTATATTAAATGAAGAAATGTTTGAGTTCAACCCAACTGCATCAAGAACCTCATGGATacccatatacatgatataaacatGTCTCAGTTTACTTTGTCTGCTTAGTATGTCAGATTTCTGGAAGtcataaatacatgaaataaataaaaacttgatcAAGCTAATCAAAACTTTTTTTAGACTCTTTCCATCTAAACATATAGTATAGACatattgttgaaaaatataaatgtccCCTGCTAAATGTAAATGTTATGCATGTCAGATTGAACAAAGCTCATGTGATAGTAGATGTACTTTGTTTTCAGACTGTCCACATGGTTAGAAGTTTTCTGAAAGTTACAGAAGAAAATTATTCACATCTTTacgttttctttattttaaacttaataattgtatatttctattttattatttcaggGCACTATTCATGTTGCACCAACCAGTAATGTTGTTGCTCATCCACAATATATACCCAGGGTAACCACTCAGCTACCAGAATCTACTGGTGATAATAAATATACACAAGACATGGTGCCTGGCTACACAGGTAAGTTACTATTATACTATGAAGAAAGTTAGTATACATACATACATTGGTAATATGCATATTATAATGACTTTGATTTCTTTAAGGAGTAGGTACAGTAAGACCcgtttttggccccaaaatatagcagttttacaaaattgttaaaatgtaaacttttagttattcattaGAGGTAAAATACTTCTGCTACGTAAATATTagctgtttttatgccccacctacgatagtagaggggcattatgttttctggtttgtgcgtccgtctgtccgttcgttcgtccgtctgtctgtccgttcgttcgtccgtccgtctgtcccgcttcaggttaaagtttttggtcaaggtagtttttgatgaagtttaagtccaatcgacttcaaacttagtacacatgtcccctatgatatgatctttctaattttaatgccaaattagtttttaccccaatttcacggtccactgaacatggaaaatgatagtgcgagtggggcattcgtgtactgaggacacattcttgtttacaatacaatgcacatatatcaggttctagcatcattaagtcatgctaaattattgaattcttcacaattatagcattttagttaaattttagacagactccgtcttaaatgaaaatggccgcatttgtgttcattattatgatgtaagttgtatttgatgataatacataacatatataaaggttgagtatgaacacggatgcggcctttttcatttttgataaaaatcatctgaaaagtgacaatttttggcatatttgatacatttttcaTATTAAAGCTTGAATCgaagcgtttttaatgactaaatcagttaaaatctttcacatcaaCTAATTGAAACAactgaagtagacacttaagtgtttaaaaagtgtccaaaatcttttgtcaaatgaacctgaaatttgaggccaaaatcggcccttaccagacctactccttttctACTCATGACaaaatgtttaaccatttttgCAGGGGCATCTAATGAGTCTATCAGACAACCATTTCAATTTGAACTTTAACATCATTGCTTTCTTAATTAAAAGTTTGTGGCACTTTATTCATGCATGCTGCAGGGGCATCATCTTTGTAGAACTGAATATTCTTTCATAGgcaatatatttttctatgataATAATAATCCAATGTTTATTTTCAGGATATATACCAAGGATGCCATTCAAATTTGGAAATACTTATAAAGAAGACTGTGATGTGTGTATAGATCAGCATTTAACCAATTATAAATATCATGATGCAAAATTAAATGACTTACAAAAACAAGTCAGTGGTTATCCACGACTAAGGGCTATATCTTTTGACCCAGAAGTACGAGACAAATTAAATATGTACAGAGATACGCACCCACAAAGAGAAATATTGTTAGGTAGGTTTTTTAGTAAAGTCAGTGATTTATCTCCCATTCCAATGCTGGTATAGGAAATGGTCaatagaaaaaaagatataagtataaaaattaaataaaaaatatatgattaaaaCATGTCATATTTAAAACTTTTCACAGATGAGAATTGATTGtctatttatataacaaaatcaatcagttttaaattgtGGGGTTGTAAAAATGTTGTTGTCAATGTCCCTATACTATTACACATGTAGACTACAATACACAAACCAATTTTTAAACATCTTTATAATGAAATCACTCTTATGATCTTCAACACTGAGAACTACTCACTCCAAGAAACTTTTTTAAAGATGGTTTCCAAagtatgtaaaaattaaaatttattgtcttcttatatatatgtaattaaatcaatcagttttaaattgtGGGTTGGTGAGAGTACTGGAAAACTAACTATGGAAAACATATTCACTCAAAAAAAGATGTTTTCAACATTTTCTCTGAAATCATAACTCCatatttagaaatatttgaattaaattaaggtttgttttttcttttcttcagaaAACAAAAGACCTTTGACAGAACCTCCTATTCCTGGTTACCGTGGTTACATACCTAGAATCAAAACAACTGAGCAAGGTTTAGGATGTAGATACAACCAGACAACAAAGAAAGGTTTAGAAATGTTTGCACAAGAAACAGCAAGACATGCAAGATTTGCAGGATCAGAGATTCCACAAGCTTTAAAAAGGTTAGGAACTTATATATTCATATCTCCTAATTAACATGCTACTATCCTAAAGATTTGCAGGATCAGAGATTCCACAAGCTTTAAAAAGGTTAGGAACTTATATATTCATATCTCCTAATTAACCAGCTGCTATCCTAAAGATTTGCAGGATCAGAGATTCCACAAGCTTTAAAAAGGTTAGGAACTTATATATTCATATCTCCTAATTAACCAGCTGCTATCCTAAAGATTTGCAGGATCAGAGATTCCACAAGCTTTAAAAAGGTTAGGAACTTATATATTCATATCTCCTAATTAACATGCTGCTATTCTAAAGATTTGCAGGATCAGAGATTCCACAAGCTTTAAAAAGGTTAGGAAAAACACTTATATATTCATATCTCCTAATTAACCAGCTGCTATCCTAAAGATTTGCAGGATCAGAGATTCCACAAGCTTTAAAAAGGTTAGGAACTTATATATTCATATCTCCTAATTAACCAGCTGCTATCCTAAAGATTTGCAGGATCAGAGATTCCACAAGCTTTAAAAAGGTTAGGAACTTATATATTCATATCTCCTAATTAACATGCTGCTATTCTAAAGATTTGCAGGATCAGAGATTCCACAAGCTTTAAAAAGGTTAGGAACTTATATATTCATATCTCCTAATTAACATGCTGCTATTCTAAAGATTTGCAGGATCAGAGATTCCACAAGCTTTAAAAAGGTTAGGAACTTATATATT from Mytilus galloprovincialis chromosome 2, xbMytGall1.hap1.1, whole genome shotgun sequence encodes:
- the LOC143063129 gene encoding ciliary microtubule inner protein 2B-like — translated: MTTVAFGGGPSLDQRRNFAALRDGTHVPGYRGYCPQIKYRVGKTYGTDTHELAEGTIHVAPTSNVVAHPQYIPRVTTQLPESTGDNKYTQDMVPGYTGYIPRMPFKFGNTYKEDCDVCIDQHLTNYKYHDAKLNDLQKQVSGYPRLRAISFDPEVRDKLNMYRDTHPQREILLENKRPLTEPPIPGYRGYIPRIKTTEQGLGCRYNQTTKKGLEMFAQETARHARFAGSEIPQALKSVPAETLGLTGPHPPMGSASVDFGTSSYRRLYQNDGMIPKYTGYIPHKRYVFGNTYGDTTRKLSVCGHKSENYGTYVRSKTMA